Proteins from a genomic interval of Agrococcus sp. ARC_14:
- a CDS encoding fused MFS/spermidine synthase: MTSRMLSNGHEARLERDAHGLSLVIDGIMQSHIGDPEAPPQHASARWVLAAALEALAGGGSTALHLGGGAVTLPRLLQHALPRLRQRVVELEPALVELVLEAAPLPPGIELIVGDGRAVLERVDEPVALVTTDVFGGGRVPAAFTSVEFYRAASAALQPGGMLVANSVDGPPLHFVRQQLATVRAAFAHVGLLATGSTLAGARFSNVILLASDAPLPMESIRERLRGKRPPVAALDWRRLERFVADTAPAIVTDATAVGSPALVRAAYLDPAGGVASLPPSLTEPIDD; the protein is encoded by the coding sequence ATGACGAGCCGCATGCTCTCCAACGGTCACGAGGCGCGGCTCGAGCGCGATGCGCACGGGCTCTCGCTCGTCATCGACGGCATCATGCAGTCGCACATCGGCGACCCGGAGGCGCCGCCGCAACACGCTTCTGCACGCTGGGTGCTCGCCGCCGCGCTCGAGGCGCTCGCCGGCGGGGGGTCGACGGCGCTGCACCTCGGCGGCGGCGCGGTCACGCTGCCGCGGCTGCTGCAGCATGCCCTGCCCCGGCTCCGCCAGCGCGTGGTCGAGCTCGAGCCGGCGCTCGTCGAGCTCGTGCTCGAAGCCGCCCCGCTGCCGCCCGGCATCGAGCTGATCGTGGGCGACGGCCGCGCGGTGCTCGAGCGCGTCGACGAGCCGGTCGCGCTCGTGACGACGGATGTGTTCGGCGGCGGCCGCGTGCCCGCCGCGTTCACGTCGGTGGAGTTCTACCGTGCGGCGAGCGCAGCGCTGCAGCCGGGCGGCATGCTGGTGGCGAACTCGGTCGACGGGCCACCGCTCCACTTCGTGCGGCAGCAGCTGGCCACGGTGCGTGCGGCGTTCGCGCACGTCGGGCTGCTCGCGACCGGCTCGACGCTCGCCGGCGCCCGCTTCAGCAACGTGATCCTGCTGGCGAGCGACGCACCGCTGCCCATGGAGTCGATCCGCGAGCGGCTGCGCGGCAAGCGGCCGCCGGTCGCCGCGCTCGACTGGCGCAGGCTCGAGCGCTTCGTCGCAGACACGGCGCCGGCGATCGTGACCGACGCGACCGCGGTCGGCTCACCAGCGCTCGTGCGCGCTGCCTACCTTGATCCGGCCGGCGGCGTCGCCTCGCTGCCGCCCTCGCTCACCGAGCCCATCGACGACTGA
- a CDS encoding SprT-like domain-containing protein, with translation MADLERVRVWAEALIRLHLDDSWAFGFDRAAKRAGLTNYTARRITVSKHLAARWDDDEVHQILLHEVAHAMVGPGAGHGALWRRTAREIGYIGGRTHQGEIAAERAGWVGSCPGGHEHVRFRAPRGRYACTPCTRAARRVVEVRWSRRAAAA, from the coding sequence ATGGCTGATCTCGAGCGGGTGCGCGTGTGGGCAGAGGCCCTCATCCGACTGCATCTCGACGACTCGTGGGCGTTCGGCTTCGACCGTGCGGCCAAGCGTGCCGGCCTGACGAACTACACCGCGCGGCGCATCACCGTCTCGAAGCACCTCGCGGCGCGCTGGGACGACGACGAGGTGCACCAGATCCTGCTGCACGAGGTCGCCCACGCCATGGTGGGGCCGGGGGCGGGCCATGGTGCGCTCTGGCGGCGCACTGCGCGCGAGATCGGCTACATCGGAGGACGCACGCACCAGGGCGAGATCGCGGCCGAGCGTGCCGGCTGGGTCGGCAGCTGCCCGGGCGGGCACGAGCACGTGCGGTTCCGCGCGCCGCGGGGGCGCTACGCCTGCACGCCCTGCACCCGTGCGGCCAGGCGGGTCGTCGAGGTGCGCTGGAGCAGACGGGCTGCCGCCGCATGA
- a CDS encoding fused MFS/spermidine synthase encodes MSTPSRRLSSGLHAEMRFSGSGGWQLVVDGTPQSHVDTERPELLVYEYVQQMGHVIDALPPGPITAVHLGAGALTIPRYVDATRRGSRQQVIELEPLLVELVREVAPLPRGASVRVRYGDAREQLSRLPAGLRGSVDLVVVDVFSGSQTPAHVTTVEFHALVRDLLAPTGVVIVNIADDRTLAFAKRQLAALHEVHQEVAALADPGMLKGRRFGNIVAIAGAALPDLEEIGRGLRRDPLPGKVVAGAELRRFLGGAQPTRDADATPSPAPNRGIFG; translated from the coding sequence GTGAGCACTCCCTCCCGACGGCTCTCGAGCGGTCTGCACGCCGAGATGCGCTTCTCGGGATCCGGTGGCTGGCAGCTGGTCGTCGACGGCACTCCGCAGTCGCACGTCGACACCGAGCGGCCGGAGCTGCTGGTCTATGAGTACGTGCAGCAGATGGGTCACGTGATCGACGCGCTGCCGCCCGGCCCGATCACCGCGGTGCACCTGGGCGCCGGCGCGCTCACGATCCCGCGCTACGTCGACGCCACCAGGCGGGGCTCGCGCCAGCAGGTCATCGAGCTCGAGCCGCTGCTGGTCGAGCTGGTGCGCGAGGTGGCGCCCCTCCCCCGCGGCGCGAGCGTGCGGGTGCGCTACGGCGACGCGCGCGAGCAGCTCTCCCGCCTGCCCGCGGGGCTGCGCGGCTCGGTCGACCTGGTGGTGGTGGATGTGTTCTCGGGCTCGCAGACGCCGGCCCACGTGACGACGGTGGAGTTCCACGCGCTCGTGCGCGACCTGCTCGCGCCGACCGGCGTCGTGATCGTCAACATCGCGGACGATCGCACGCTCGCCTTCGCGAAGCGGCAGCTCGCGGCGCTGCACGAGGTGCACCAGGAGGTGGCGGCGCTCGCCGACCCCGGCATGCTCAAGGGCCGCCGCTTCGGCAACATCGTGGCGATCGCGGGCGCAGCGCTGCCTGATCTCGAGGAGATCGGCCGCGGGCTGCGACGCGATCCGCTGCCCGGCAAGGTGGTGGCCGGCGCGGAGCTGCGCCGGTTCCTGGGCGGCGCGCAGCCGACCCGCGATGCCGACGCGACGCCCAGCCCTGCACCCAACCGCGGCATCTTCGGCTGA